Part of the Brassica oleracea var. oleracea cultivar TO1000 chromosome C8, BOL, whole genome shotgun sequence genome is shown below.
CCTGCTCCTTCAACCAATCATACGGCGGAGGTTCGTCATTCTCCGCCTCGCTCGTCCAAGACACGCTGACGTTAGCCTCTGACGTCATCTCAAACTTCTCATTCGGATGCATCAACTCTGCTTCCGGGAACTCTCTACCACCGCAAGGACTAATGGGCCTGGGACGTGGGCCCACGTCGTTAATCTCCCAAACGACGTCGCTTTACTCAGGCGTGTTCTCGTACTGCCTCCCTAGCTTCAGGTCGTTCTACTTCTCCGGGTCGTTGAAACTGGGCCCGATGGGCCAACCGAGATCCATCAGATACACTCCTCTCCTCCGCAGCGCTCACCGTCCTTCACTTTACTACGTCAATCTCACCGGAGTGAGTGTGGGACCCACACAGGTCCCCGTTGACCCTACGTACTTGACGTTTGACTCAAATTCAGGCGCCGGTACGATAATCGATTCCGGTACTGTGATCACCCGGTTTGTCCAACCGGTTTACGAGGCAATCAGAGACGAGTTTAGGAGCCAGGTGAAAGGCCCGTTCTCGACGCTGGGAGCGTTCGACACGTGTTTCGCGGCGGATAGCGATAGCTTGGCGCCAAAGGTAACGCTGCACATGACGTCACTCGATTTGAAGCTGCCGGTGGAGAACACGCTTATACACAGCAGCGCGGGAACGCTGGCGTGTCTGTCGATGGCGGGGATACCGCTGAACGCGAACGCTGTTCTGAACGTGATCGCGAATCTCCAGCAGCAGAATCTGAGGATCTTGTTTGATGTTCCTAATTCTCGCCTAGGTATTGCTACTGAGGCATGCAACTAAGAGAAATATGTAATCTATTGTTCGTCGTCGTTTTGCCTTATTTGTACGATGTTTATTTGTGAAGGGTTCGTGAATAAAAGAACCCATCTAGATTGATGAATGTTATTGATTTTCGGCTTGCAACTCCAAGAAAAGTCACATCCACAGGTTTTTTTAGTAAATTACATTTAGTAAAAGTCACTTCCACAAGTTTCTTATCTAGTTAAGTTATTGATAAATTGAGAAGAAACTATAATGCAAAAAAAAAAAACAGTATTGCTAAATTATGTGTGCAGCTTCTCTCTCTCCGTCTGCAAATGTAGGCTAAAGATTACATCCTCTAAGTCACTCTTTCCAAGGGTTCAAAAACAGATGCTCTCGAGCACAAGTAGTTTACAAATTTCTAAAGGAAGTAACAGAAACCTTGAAGGATCGTGAAGCTTGTCAGACAATAACTGCTGTGAGCATCTGAGGACGAGTAGCAGCTACCATGATTGGACGCGAAACTGCCACACTTTCTATTCCTGAAACACAGTAAATGCAGGGAATTTTTAGTTGATGATCCAACCCATGAAAATGTTTATATGAATCCAAAAACAGAAACATCAACCAGTCAAGCAGTTCTAAAATCAACACATATTTATCTACTTTAAAACCAAAAGATTCACTGAACAAGGAGCAGAACTTTAATATAAGAACCCTACCTCCATAGGACCAGAACCGTCATTAACACCAGATGCAGGATCAGGAACTACCAGGCCTGCAGGAACCTGGCCAAACTTCAAAGCCTGTTCGAGTCTGGCAATTTCTTCTATCGTCTGGGAATTGACAATTGCAGCCTGCAACATCATCAAAATGAAAAACAGAAATATTACTATCAAACACAGAGCCTTCACTTACTTCATATTTATAAACAAACAAATCAACGAATAATCCTTTGTCCCTACGCTACTCCGATGAAAATCCATTTGACTCGATTTATAGATAAAACGCACCTTGATAGCTAAAATCTGCTCCTGTGTTGGGGCCACCACTTTTGGAGCCTCTGCATCTTCTGTAGTATCTGAAACTTTTTGAACCACCTCCTGAGATACCTTCTTAACCTCTTCTTCTGCTTCCTTAGATGTAAACAAAGCCGCAGCTTCAGCTCTCTCCTGTTAGGAAACAATAATTGTCAAGTTAATAATGAATTTCTTCTCAGCATTTTCTAATTCACCAGTAGATACTATTGCCTAAACTCCGGTTAAACCATCTAATGGCTTTGCATAGGCTACGGTGGGCTAAAATCTCAAGGGAGAGGCAAATACTACAAGAAACTGAATCCGACACTACAGAGTCTATAGCACAAGAAGCTGAATACGACACTACAGCGTCTACAAGAATCATAGGGAGGTACACTAAGGAGCTGATTAAGACACTACAGAGTCTATAACACAAGAAAAAACTTGAAAACAGAGTAATAAGCTCCTCACCTTAGCTTTGACTTTAATGAAATCCAGCACTCGAAGTGATTTAAGCTTGTGAATCACATAAAGGCGATAATTTGGCTTCTTGGTGATATTATTATCCAACAAACTAAGGTACTGAAGCTTTGGGATGGAGGCAAGGGGATCAATCTCAACCAAATTCACAAGCCTGTTGTTCGTAAGAACCAAAGTGTGCAGCTTCGGCAAGAACTCTGCAGAAGAAAAACCACAGAATAAACACAACACTTCATTACAACACATTCAAAAGGGGAGACTTTACCTCCAATGTTAGGGTTTATCCTGGTGATCCGATTGTTATTTACAATCAGAGTTCCTAACCGGTTGAGAAGCGGAAAATTCTCTAGCTTAACTATCTCATTATCAGACAGATCTATTGTATCGAACTGGTCCTGTAATAAAAAAAACAACACAAGCTGATTAGTAATAAAAAAAGAAGGAGATTTACAATGGCATATCAGAGAAAGTACCTCAGTAGCACCCAAGTTCTCGATTACAGGAATCTTGTTGCCTGCAACAAAATAGCCACAGAAGATGCTTTTATGGTTACGAAAACCCTAGAACGGTAATGGGGAAGACGATGAGTTTACCTCGTAGCTCCAACTCTCGCTCCTTGATGGCGTTGAAGAAGTGAGGACTGTTCCAGATCAAATCAGCTGTGAGCTTCACCATTATACTACCACTAGTGTTTTACAGCTTCTTGCACTCTGCTCGTCGGATTCAGAAGAGGAAGGGTGTCGAAGAACTCACGGAGACGGAGCAAGTCTCTTTGATATTATCACTCGGCCCATTTAAGTGCACTATTGGGCTATTTGAGCTGGCCCATGATATAATAGCAAAACCCATTTAAAATTAAAGTGGAATAATGGGCTATTTGGGCTGCTTTATAATAAAATTTCGTTATTATTATTTTTTTTTAAAGAAAGGGACTACCTTTCGATTGGAACAGTTCTTCTTCGTTGTTTCGAGCCCTAAGCTAGGGGTTACTCTCAATCTCGCTTCCTTGTGTTCTTCGTTCCACCGATTAGCGTGAGCATTTGCTCCACACAGCCTTGAATTTGAGTTAATTGGAGACAAAAAAAAAACAGTTGAGCGAAGATGAGGATTATGATCAAGGGAGGTGTGTGGAAGAACACCGAAGATGAGATCCTCAAAGCCGCCGTGATGAAGTACGGCAAGAACCAATGGGCTCGGATCTCGTCTCTCCTTGTTCGCAAGTCTGCTAAACAGTGTAAAGCTCGTTGGTACGAATGGCTCGATCCTTCTATCAAAAAGGTTATGCCTTTATTGACTTGATTCTGTAATTAGTAGAAAGTTTATGCCTTTATGATGTTTACTGAGTTAGAAACTGTTAATGCAGACTGAATGGACTAGAGAAGAAGATGAGAAGCTTCTACATCTTGCCAAACTACTACCTACTCAGTGGAGAACTATTGCTCCTATTGTGGGGCGTACACCCTCTCAGTGCCTTGAGAGGTACGAGAAGCTTCTTGACGCAGCGTGCACTAAGGACGAGAGTTACGAAGCAGCGGATGATCCGAGAAAGCTGCGTCCCGGTGAGATCGACCCCAA
Proteins encoded:
- the LOC106312502 gene encoding aspartic proteinase nepenthesin-1; its protein translation is MASSTLHFFFVALLLPFTLTTATRDTCATAAPDGSDDLSIIPVNARCSPFAANPTSTSVMDTVLHMASADSHRLIYLSSLVADKPNRTSVPIASANQLLHTGNYVVRSRLGTPPQLMFMVLDTSNDAVWLPCSGCSGCSTAATAACFNPNSSSTYSTVSCSAAECTQARGLTCPSSSPSPPSTCSFNQSYGGGSSFSASLVQDTLTLASDVISNFSFGCINSASGNSLPPQGLMGLGRGPTSLISQTTSLYSGVFSYCLPSFRSFYFSGSLKLGPMGQPRSIRYTPLLRSAHRPSLYYVNLTGVSVGPTQVPVDPTYLTFDSNSGAGTIIDSGTVITRFVQPVYEAIRDEFRSQVKGPFSTLGAFDTCFAADSDSLAPKVTLHMTSLDLKLPVENTLIHSSAGTLACLSMAGIPLNANAVLNVIANLQQQNLRILFDVPNSRLGIATEACN
- the LOC106312503 gene encoding U2 small nuclear ribonucleoprotein A'-like; the encoded protein is MVKLTADLIWNSPHFFNAIKERELELRGNKIPVIENLGATEDQFDTIDLSDNEIVKLENFPLLNRLGTLIVNNNRITRINPNIGEFLPKLHTLVLTNNRLVNLVEIDPLASIPKLQYLSLLDNNITKKPNYRLYVIHKLKSLRVLDFIKVKAKERAEAAALFTSKEAEEEVKKVSQEVVQKVSDTTEDAEAPKVVAPTQEQILAIKAAIVNSQTIEEIARLEQALKFGQVPAGLVVPDPASGVNDGSGPMEE